In Mytilus edulis chromosome 6, xbMytEdul2.2, whole genome shotgun sequence, the following proteins share a genomic window:
- the LOC139526979 gene encoding uncharacterized protein, which produces MAKFRLQRELIEISKDPPPGCSAGPLDDDIFEWEAMIAGPYDDITSPYAGGVFFLQMTFPHDYPWKPPMVKFLTDIYHPVVEQSTGKLFLNKLSSPWSPDLTISKLLLCIKTLLDSPDPNGGQLSLLEAFMYNKTAAEWTRKHADIK; this is translated from the exons atggcGAAATTTCGATTACAAAGG GAACTTATAGAAATTTCTAAAGATCCTCCTCCAGGTTGTTCAGCCGGCCCATTAGATGATGACA TATTTGAATGGGAAGCCATGATCGCAGGGCCA TATGATGATATAACTAGTCCTTACGCGGGAGGAGTTTTCTTCTTACAAATGACGTTTCCCCATGACTACCCTTGGAAACCCCCAATG gTTAAatttctcacagatatttaccaTCCAGTTGTTGAACAGAGCACagggaaattgtttttaaataaacttaGTTCACCGTGGTCACCAGATTTAACTATATCAAAAT taTTACTATGTATAAAAACATTATTGGATTCTCCAGATCCTAATGGTGGACAGTTGAGTTTATTGGAAGCATTCATGTACAATAAAACGGCGGCTGAATGGACACGAAAACATGCCGAtattaaatga
- the LOC139526978 gene encoding ubiquitin-conjugating enzyme E2 D4-like: MAESRLKKELFDISRFPPPGCSAGIVGEDICTWQGTITGPDESPYYGGVFFLLILIPRGYPMKPPNVKFTTKIYHPNIDRNSGEVFLNILYSDWSPALSISAILLSITALMSSPFPYDSHESEAAHLYISDRKKYDETAAEWTRVYAM; the protein is encoded by the exons atggCGGAGAGTCGATTGAAAAAG GAACTTTTTGACATTTCAAGATTTCCTCCACCAGGTTGCTCGGCGGGAATAGTCGGCGAGGATA TATGCACATGGCAAGGAACGATAACCGGACCA GATGAAAGTCCATACTATGGAGGAGTATTCTTCTTACTTATATTGATTCCTCGTGGTTATCCTATGAAACCACCAAAT GTTAAATTTACCACAAAAATTTATCATCCAAATATTGATCGGAACTCAGGAGAAGTATTTTTGAATATACTGTATTCAGATTGGTCGCCAGCTTTAAGTATATCAGCAA TATTACTAAGTATAACAGCGTTAATGAGTTCTCCCTTTCCTTATGATTCACATGAATCAGAAGCTGCACATTTATATATATCAGATAGGAAAAAATACGACGAAACAGCAGCGGAATGGACACGAGTATATGCTATGTAA